A genome region from Populus alba chromosome 3, ASM523922v2, whole genome shotgun sequence includes the following:
- the LOC118054610 gene encoding LOW QUALITY PROTEIN: uncharacterized protein (The sequence of the model RefSeq protein was modified relative to this genomic sequence to represent the inferred CDS: substituted 1 base at 1 genomic stop codon) yields MGKRGKSGHLSLMIHAIAICLVATSVVAYEPYSYKSSPPLLKSSPPQYYKSPPPPSSSPPSPYLYISPPPPKKSPPPPKKSPHPLYHYKFPPPPKKSPHLPYYYKSPPPSSPHHYTSPPPPKKSHPPPYHHTSPPPPKKSHHPSYYYKSPPPPSSSPPPSYHYISPPPPKKSPHPLYHYKSPPPPNKSHHPLYHYKSPPPPKKSPHPPYFYKSPPPASSSPPPPYHYTSPPPPKKSLPPPYHHTSPPRPKKSPHPSYYNYRSPPPPSPSPPPPYHYTSPPPPNKSPPPPYHYTSPPPPKKSPPSSYYYKSPPPPSPSPPPPYQYTSPPPHHYTSPPPPKKSPPPPYYYKSPPPPSPSPPPPYHYTSPPPPKKSPPPPYHYTSPPPPKKSPPPPYYYKSPPPPSPSPPPPYHYTSPPPPKKSPPPPYHYTSPPPPKKSPPPPYYYKSPPPPSPSPPPPYHYTSPPPPNKSPPPPYHYTSPPPPKKSPPPPYYYKSPPPPSPSPPPPYQYTSPPPPKKSPPPPYHYTSPPPPKKSPPSPYYYKSPPPPSPSPPPPYHYTFSTSSNKSPPPPYHYTSPPPPKKSPPPPYYYKSPPPPSPSPPPPYHYTSPPPPKKSPPPPYHYTSPPPPKKSPPPPYYYKSPPPPSSSPPPPPYHYTSPPPPKKSPPPPYHYTSPPPPKKSPPPPYYYNSPPPSSPSPPPSYHFIPPPPPKKSSPPPYYYKSPPPPSPSPPSPYHYTSPPPPNKSPPPPYHYTSPPPSKKSPPPYYYKSPPPPSSPPPPPNYYTSPPPLVKSPPPPYYYTSPPPPPSSSPLPPYYYKSPPPPTHSPPPPHIYALEMGTWGRLGYWPMQLVYAVAFCVIATSVVAYKPYINASPPPLLRHPQLIYKHPSNKLPLIPKHGEHLPHHYKSHLPKYVKSPSYYYKSPLSTPKQIVHPPYYYKSPPPSKYLKHPPYFYKSPPPPPKKSKPISKYYYKSPPPPKYSSTPHYYYKSPPPPPKRVVHSPYYYKSPPPPRYIKHSSYYYKSPPPPPKHYQAPHYYYKSPPPPSSSPPPPYYYKSPPPPSPSPPPPYYYKSPPPPSPSPPPPYYYKSPPPPSPSPPPPYYYKSPPPPSPSPPPPYYYKSPPPPLPSPPPPYYYKSPPPPSPSPPPPYYYKSPPPPSPSPPPPYYYKSPHPPSSPPPPPYYYKSPPPPSLSPPPPYYYKSPPPPSSSPPPSYYYKSPPPPSPSPPPSYYYKSPPPPSPSPPPPYYYKSPPPPSPSPPLPYYYKSPPPPSPSPPPPYYYKSPPPPSPSPPPPYYYKSPPPPSPSPPPPYYYKSPPPPSPSPPSPYYYKSPPPPSPSPPPPYYYKSPPPPSPSPPPPYYYKSPPPPSPSPPPPYYYKSPPPPSPSPPPRYYYKSPPPHSPSPPPPYYYKSPPPSSPSPPPPYYYKSPPPPSPSPPPPYYYKSPPPPSSSPPPPYYXKSPPPPPSLPPPLY; encoded by the exons ATGGGAAAACGGGGGAAGTCGGGGCATTTGTCCCTCATGATACATGCTATAGCAATTTGCCTTGTAGCCACCAGTGTGGTGGCTTATGAGCCTTATTCCTATAAATCATCTCCTCCATTGTTGAAATCTTCTCCCCCACAGTATTATAAATCTCCACCACCTCCATCCTCATCACCACCTTCACCATATCTCTACATATCTCCACCTCCTCCAAAGAAATCCCCTCCACCACCAAAGAAATCCCCTCATCCACTATACCACTACAAATTTCCTCCTCCACCAAAGAAATCCCCTCATCTACCATACTATTACAAGTCTCCTCCTCCATCATCTCCACACCACTATACATCTCCACCTCCTCCAAAGAAATCTCATCCTCCTCCATACCATCACACTTCACCTCCCCCACCAAAGAAATCTCATCATCCATCATACTATTACaagtctcctcctccaccatctTCATCACCACCACCTTCATACCACTACATATCTCCCCCTCCTCCAAAGAAATCTCCTCATCCACTATACCACTATAAATCTCCTCCACCACCAAACAAATCCCATCATCCACTATACCACTATAAATCTCCTCCACCACCAAAGAAATCCCCTCATCCACCATACTTTTACAAGTCTCCTCCTCCAGCATCTtcatcaccaccacctccatACCACTACACATCTCCACCTCCTCCAAAGAAATCCCTCCCTCCTCCATACCACCACACTTCACCTCCCCGACCAAAGAAATCCCCTCATCCATCATACTATAATTACAGgtctcctcctccaccatctccatcaccaccacctccataccactacacatctccacctcctccaaataaatctccTCCACCACCATACCACTACACATCTCCTCCACCACCTAAAAAGTCTCCCCCTTCATCGTACTATTACaagtctcctcctccaccatctccatcaccaccacctccatACCAATACACATCTCCTCCTCCACACCACTACACCTCACCTCCACCACCTAAAAAGTCTCCCCCTCCACCGTACTATTACaagtctcctcctccaccatccccatcaccaccacctccatACCACTACACATCTCCACCTCCTCCCAAGaaatctcctcctcctccatacCACTACACCTCACCTCCACCACCTAAAAAGTCTCCCCCTCCACCGTACTATTACaagtctcctcctccaccatccccatcaccaccacctccataccactacacatctccacctcctccaaagaaatctcctcctcctccatacCACTACACCTCACCTCCACCACCTAAAAAGTCTCCCCCTCCACCGTACTATTACaagtctcctcctccaccatccccatcaccaccacctccatACCACTACACATCTCCACCTCCTCCGAATaaatctcctcctcctccatacCACTACACCTCACCTCCACCACCTAAAAAGTCTCCCCCTCCACCGTACTATTACaagtctcctcctccaccatctccatcaccaccacctccatACCAATACACATCTCCACCTCCTCCCAAGaaatctcctcctcctccatacCACTACACCTCACCTCCACCACCTAAAAAGTCTCCCCCTTCACCGTACTATTACaagtctcctcctccaccatccccatcaccaccacctccataccactacacattctccacctcctccaataaatctcctcctcctccatacCACTACACCTCACCTCCACCACCTAAAAAGTCTCCCCCTCCACCGTACTATTACaagtctcctcctccaccatctccatcaccaccacctccataccactacacatctccacctcctccaaagaaatctcctcctcctccatacCACTACACCTCACCTCCACCACCTAAAAAGTCTCCCCCTCCACCGTACTATTACaagtctcctcctccaccatcctcatcaccaccaccacctccataccactacacatctccacctcctccaaagaaatctcctcctcctccatacCACTACACCTCACCTCCACCACCTAAAAAGTCTCCCCCTCCACCATACTACTATAACTCTCCTCCTCCATCATCCCCCTCACCACCACCTTCATACCACTTTATaccacctcctcctccaaagAAATCTTCACCTCCACCTTACTATTATAAGTCTCCACCTCCACCATCTCCCTCACCACCATCTCCATACCACTACACATCTCCTCCACCTCCAAATAAATCTCCTCCTCCGCCATACCACTACACATCTCCTCCCCCTTCAAAGAAATCTCCCCCTCCATACTACTACaagtctcctcctccaccatcttcaccaccaccaccaccaaactATTACACATCACCTCCTCCTTTAGTGAAATCCCCACCCCCTCCATACTACTATAcatctccaccaccaccaccatcttcATCTCCTCTACCACCCTACTACTATAAATCTCCACCACCCCCAACTCACTCCCCACCTCCTCCACACATCTATGCA CTAGAGATGGGAACCTGGGGACGGCTAGGATATTGGCCTATGCAGCTAGTCTATGCAGTGGCATTTTGCGTCATAGCCACTAGTGTAGTCGCTTACAAGCCTTACATCAATGCCTCGCCGCCGCCGCTGCTTCGCCACCCTCAACTCATCTACAAACACCCATCGAACAAGCTGCCATTAATTCCAAAACATGGTGAGCATCTTCCACACCATTACAAATCTCACCTTCCAAAGTATGTAAAATCTCCATCATATTATTACAAGTCACCTCTATCTACACCAAAACAAATAGTTCATCCACCATATTATTACAAGTCACCACCtccatcaaaatatttaaaacatccaccttatttttataaatcaccaccaccaccaccaaaaaaatcaaaacctatttcTAAATACTATTACaagtcaccaccaccaccaaaatATTCTTCAACGCCTCATTATTATTACaagtcaccaccaccaccacctaaACGTGTAGTGCATTCACCGTATTATTACAAGTCACCACCTCCACCAAGATATATAAAGCATTCATCTTATTATTACAaatcacctccaccaccaccaaagCATTATCAAGCACCACATTATTACTACAAGTCACCACCACCTCCTTCGTCTTCACCACCTCCCCCGTACTATTACAAATCACCACCTCCTCCATCCCCGTCACCTCCACCTCCATACTACTACAAGTCACCACCTCCTCCATCCCCGTCACCTCCACCTCCATACTACTACAAGTCACCACCACCTCCTTCACCTTCACCACCTCCCCCGTATTACTACAAGTCACCACCTCCTCCATCACCGTCACCTCCACCTCCATACTACTACAAGTCACCACCACCTCCTTTGCCTTCACCACCTCCCCCGTACTACTACAAGTCACCACCTCCTCCATCACCGTCACCTCCACCTCCATACTACTACAAGTCACCACCACCTCCTTCGCCTTCACCACCTCCCCCATACTATTACAAATCACCTCATCCACCTtcttcaccaccaccacctccatacTACTACAAGTCACCACCACCTCCTTCGCTTTCACCACCTCCCCCATACTATTACAAATCACCTCCTCCACCATCTTCATCACCACCACCTTCATACTACTACAAATCACCACCTCCTCCATCCCCGTCACCTCCACCTTCATACTACTACAAGTCACCACCACCTCCTTCGCCTTCACCACCTCCCCCGTACTATTACAAATCACCACCTCCTCCATCCCCGTCACCTCCACTTCCATACTACTACAAGTCACCACCACCTCCTTCACCTTCACCACCTCCCCCGTACTACTACAAATCACCACCTCCTCCATCCCCGTCACCTCCACCTCCATACTACTACAAGTCACCACCACCTCCTTCGCCTTCACCACCTCCCCCGTACTACTACAAATCACCACCTCCTCCATCCCCGTCACCTCCATCTCCATACTATTACAAGTCACCACCACCTCCTTCGCCTTCACCACCTCCCCCGTACTACTACAAATCACCACCTCCTCCATCCCCGTCACCTCCACCTCCATACTACTACAAGTCACCACCACCTCCTTCGCCTTCACCACCTCCCCCGTACTACTACAAATCACCACCTCCTCCATCTCCGTCACCTCCACCTCGATACTACTACAAGTCACCACCACCTCATTCACCTTCACCACCTCCCCCATACTATTACAAATCACCACCTCCTTCATCCCCGTCACCTCCACCTCCATACTACTACAAGTCACCACCACCTCCTTCGCCTTCACCACCTCCCCCATACTATTACAAATCACCTCCTCCCCCATCTtcatcaccaccacctccatACTACTAAaagtcaccaccaccaccaccatctctTCCCCCTCCTCTTTACTAA
- the LOC118054319 gene encoding basic leucine zipper 23 → MKDYKMDDGEVEVSDHVLLPDPGASGSLQCSGSVDSLLDELLKNTRTCTHTHTCNPPGPDAIHTHTCYHTHTQVIASEEDDNPDNREHSRKRPAGNREAVRKYREKKKAHTAYLEEEVKKLHLLNQQLVRKIQRQAILEAEVLRLRSILVDLRGKIDTELGVFPFQNQCSTTSVLKEGDCGARSTGGLMNLQCQADLPCFHTSTIVNCQANTNNTANAEGHAMDMMEAFVPSASQAQ, encoded by the coding sequence ATGAAAGATTATAAAATGGATGATGGGGAGGTAGAGGTTTCGGATCATGTTTTGTTGCCGGATCCCGGTGCTTCTGGAAGTTTGCAGTGTTCTGGGTCTGTGGATTCACTTCTTGATGAATTATTGAAGAATACGAGAACATGTACTCACACTCACACTTGCAACCCTCCTGGCCCCGATGCAATCCATACACATACATGCTACCACACACACACCCAAGTCATTGCTTCTGAAGAAGATGATAACCCAGACAATAGAGAGCATTCAAGAAAAAGGCCAGCAGGAAATAGGGAAGCAGTTCGAAAGTATAGGGAAAAGAAGAAGGCACATACGGCTTACTTAGAAGAGGAAGTAAAGAAATTGCATTTATTGAACCAGCAGCTGGTGAGGAAAATACAACGGCAGGCAATTCTTGAAGCCGAGGTTTTGAGGCTAAGAAGCATTCTGGTGGACCTGAGGGGAAAGATCGACACTGAGTTGGGTGTTTTTCCATTCCAAAACCAGTGCAGCACCACCTCTGTTTTGAAGGAAGGCGATTGTGGAGCGCGGTCCACTGGTGGTCTAATGAATCTACAGTGTCAGGCAGATTTACCATGCTTCCATACCTCTACAATAGTAAATTGTCAAGCTAACACAAATAATACAGCAAATGCTGAAGGGCATGCAATGGACATGATGGAAGCCTTCGTGCCATCTGCCTCTCAAGCTCAATAA